In Chryseobacterium camelliae, one DNA window encodes the following:
- a CDS encoding carbohydrate binding domain-containing protein has product MKKIFTLLSIAGSLLFTNAQNLVQNPGFETGTLAPWAAGWNTSYTAPTVVSDAHTGTYGANYNATATTGFFQNINVTAGVQYTLSFWFKVSGSGTGARLWSSFLDASDGVINLATDASSDPLRNNNQYLPKDGTWQQKVVTFTVPANATRLQLHVRAYNNSNATFDDFSLTTGTLAVGEVTESKYRLIKNTFVKDETLTFGAQAKDVKIFNMFGQVVKTASVKENQALSIAGLAKGNYIVTGTINNEPVSQKILVD; this is encoded by the coding sequence ATGAAAAAGATCTTTACATTATTGAGTATTGCAGGTTCATTGCTTTTTACCAATGCTCAGAACCTGGTTCAGAACCCAGGTTTTGAAACAGGGACATTAGCTCCTTGGGCAGCCGGCTGGAACACTTCTTATACTGCTCCTACAGTTGTATCTGATGCTCATACGGGTACTTATGGTGCCAACTACAATGCTACTGCAACAACTGGTTTTTTCCAGAATATTAATGTGACGGCAGGTGTACAATACACATTAAGTTTCTGGTTCAAAGTGAGTGGTTCCGGTACTGGGGCAAGGCTTTGGAGTAGTTTTTTGGATGCTTCTGATGGAGTTATCAATCTTGCTACAGATGCTTCTAGTGATCCGTTAAGAAATAATAATCAGTACCTTCCTAAAGACGGAACATGGCAACAGAAGGTAGTTACTTTTACGGTTCCTGCTAATGCTACCAGATTACAGCTTCATGTAAGAGCTTACAATAATTCCAATGCCACATTCGATGATTTTTCATTAACAACAGGAACTTTAGCTGTAGGAGAAGTTACGGAATCTAAATACAGATTAATTAAGAACACCTTTGTTAAGGATGAAACCCTTACTTTCGGCGCTCAGGCTAAAGATGTTAAGATTTTCAATATGTTCGGACAGGTGGTGAAGACAGCTTCGGTAAAAGAAAATCAGGCTTTAAGTATTGCCGGACTTGCAAAAGGAAACTATATTGTTACGGGTACTATAAATAACGAGCCGGTTTCTCAGAAAATTTTAGTAGACTAA
- the dusB gene encoding tRNA dihydrouridine synthase DusB, with translation MIKIGNIELPEFPLLLAPMEDVSDPPFRRLCKMHGADLMYSEFISSEGLIRDAIKSRKKLDIFDYERPVGIQIFGGDEEAMAMSARIVETVNPDLVDINFGCPVKKVVCKGAGAGVLKDIDLMVRLTKAVVRSTHLPVTVKTRLGWDSTSINIDEVAERLQETGIKALTIHARTRAQMYKGEADWEHISRIKQNPNIEIPIFGNGDIDSSEKALEYKQKYACDGIMIGRAAIGYPWIFNEIKHFFRTGEHLPEPTISDRLLAVKQHAEWSVEWKGERLGLVEMRQHYSNYFRGVPHFKEFRKKFLEVFTLAEMDALISETQEFYTHYQEQV, from the coding sequence ATGATAAAAATTGGCAATATAGAGCTTCCGGAATTCCCGCTTCTGCTGGCGCCGATGGAGGATGTTAGTGACCCACCTTTCAGAAGGCTGTGTAAAATGCACGGTGCAGACCTGATGTATTCAGAGTTTATCTCTTCCGAAGGACTGATTCGCGACGCCATCAAAAGCCGCAAGAAACTGGATATCTTTGATTATGAAAGACCGGTGGGGATACAGATTTTCGGAGGTGATGAAGAAGCCATGGCCATGTCAGCAAGGATTGTGGAAACCGTAAATCCTGATCTTGTGGATATCAATTTCGGTTGTCCGGTAAAGAAAGTAGTTTGCAAAGGTGCAGGAGCGGGTGTGCTTAAAGATATCGACCTGATGGTCCGGCTTACCAAGGCAGTAGTGCGTTCTACTCATCTTCCGGTTACCGTAAAAACACGCCTGGGGTGGGACAGTACATCCATCAATATCGATGAAGTTGCTGAACGTCTTCAGGAAACCGGAATTAAAGCGCTGACCATACACGCAAGGACCCGTGCTCAGATGTACAAGGGTGAAGCAGACTGGGAGCATATATCAAGAATTAAACAGAATCCGAATATTGAAATTCCTATTTTCGGGAACGGTGACATTGATTCCTCGGAAAAAGCGTTGGAGTACAAACAGAAATATGCATGCGACGGTATTATGATCGGCCGTGCAGCCATAGGGTATCCATGGATATTTAATGAAATCAAGCATTTCTTCAGGACCGGTGAACACCTGCCTGAGCCGACCATTTCCGACCGTCTTCTTGCGGTGAAGCAGCATGCGGAATGGAGTGTGGAATGGAAGGGAGAACGGTTGGGACTTGTAGAAATGAGACAGCATTACAGCAATTATTTCCGTGGCGTTCCTCATTTCAAAGAATTCAGGAAAAAATTCCTTGAGGTTTTCACCCTCGCAGAAATGGATGCATTAATCTCGGAAACACAGGAATTTTACACCCATTATCAGGAACAGGTATAA
- the deoC gene encoding deoxyribose-phosphate aldolase yields the protein MNIAQYLDSTYLKTPQQSGISEEETVQKDRELAQEAIDHGIFAVMIRPDYVSEIKKYIQERNSNVAVGTVIGFHEGTYSIEEKLTEASKAIEDGADELDFVINYKAYLQGNHELVKEEFLKCTELGLRHHKIVKWIIEIAALTDTQIADLTQKISGWAEHHFDEQDLPRIFVKSSTGFYETQGGKPNGATFEGIRIMLDHAGKLPVKAAGGVRTPEDAEKMIRMGVKRIGTSSALALMKDQSSAEDY from the coding sequence ATGAACATCGCTCAATATTTGGATTCAACCTACCTGAAAACTCCGCAACAGTCGGGGATTTCTGAAGAAGAAACAGTACAGAAAGACAGGGAACTCGCACAGGAAGCCATAGACCATGGTATTTTTGCCGTGATGATCCGTCCGGACTATGTTTCGGAGATCAAAAAATACATTCAGGAAAGGAATTCCAATGTTGCAGTAGGAACGGTCATCGGTTTTCATGAGGGCACTTACAGCATTGAAGAGAAGCTTACCGAAGCCTCTAAAGCCATTGAAGACGGTGCGGATGAACTAGACTTTGTGATCAATTACAAAGCTTATCTTCAAGGGAATCACGAACTTGTAAAAGAGGAATTCCTTAAATGTACGGAACTTGGCCTCAGGCATCATAAAATCGTTAAGTGGATTATTGAAATAGCGGCTCTTACCGATACCCAGATTGCGGATCTTACCCAGAAAATTTCAGGCTGGGCGGAACATCATTTCGATGAGCAGGATTTGCCGCGTATTTTCGTGAAATCTTCAACAGGTTTCTATGAAACCCAGGGAGGAAAGCCTAATGGGGCTACTTTCGAGGGAATCCGGATTATGCTTGATCATGCAGGTAAACTTCCCGTAAAGGCAGCCGGAGGAGTCAGAACTCCTGAGGATGCTGAAAAAATGATCAGAATGGGCGTAAAAAGAATCGGTACTTCCTCTGCACTCGCATTAATGAAGGATCAATCTTCTGCAGAAGATTACTGA
- a CDS encoding Lrp/AsnC ligand binding domain-containing protein, with amino-acid sequence MKNSANTSYHLDSIDKEIIYMLMDNAKTSLAHISKNVGISTTAVHQRIKKLEQAGVIENSISFLNPKKIGYKVTSYIGVFLDQPSHYPDMVKSLNDINEVVEAHYTTGNYTIFLKVLCKDNDHLMQILSKLQKLKGVTRTETFISLEQGIYRQLKV; translated from the coding sequence ATGAAAAATTCAGCTAACACTAGTTATCATTTAGATTCAATCGACAAAGAAATCATCTACATGTTGATGGACAACGCCAAAACTTCGCTGGCACACATTTCTAAGAACGTAGGTATTTCTACCACTGCAGTACACCAGAGGATTAAAAAACTGGAACAGGCAGGGGTGATTGAAAATTCAATTTCTTTCCTGAATCCAAAAAAAATAGGGTATAAGGTGACCTCATACATTGGTGTATTCCTGGATCAGCCAAGTCATTATCCGGACATGGTAAAATCCCTGAATGACATTAATGAAGTGGTGGAAGCCCATTATACCACCGGAAATTATACCATTTTCCTGAAAGTTTTGTGTAAGGATAACGATCACCTGATGCAGATCCTGAGCAAACTTCAGAAGCTGAAAGGAGTAACAAGAACGGAAACTTTCATATCTTTGGAGCAGGGTATTTACCGACAACTGAAAGTGTAA
- a CDS encoding endonuclease/exonuclease/phosphatase family protein, translated as MQLFTFYNVENLFLPDPKPVHPSDPTASGLRNWDERKYQNKIFKIAHVFQMMQENYGELPFIAALSEVSGKKVLEDLVSMQPFYNRYGIVHYNSKDERKVDVAMLYNKIKVSVIDSEAITFLFDIKNKNTGNYDTTRDVLYCKVKYEEELINIFIVHLPSQREKNINKPKRNVILREIQDRISGRIKEGEKVILCGDFNENPDDENLVKVLYGNSGEKILVNPFQELFYKRNYSTFHYKSGLLFDQILLSKSFFDEDGLCFQGAEVFRPEKISSRDKRFQGRPFRTYAGTRYLGGYSDHFPVLVTFK; from the coding sequence ATGCAGTTGTTCACTTTTTATAATGTAGAAAACTTATTTCTGCCTGATCCGAAACCTGTTCATCCGTCTGATCCTACTGCATCAGGATTGCGGAACTGGGATGAAAGGAAATATCAGAACAAGATTTTTAAGATTGCACACGTTTTTCAGATGATGCAGGAAAATTATGGCGAACTGCCCTTCATCGCGGCTCTTTCTGAAGTATCCGGAAAGAAAGTTTTAGAAGATCTTGTTTCAATGCAACCCTTCTACAACCGTTACGGGATTGTACATTACAATTCTAAGGATGAGCGGAAAGTGGATGTAGCCATGCTGTATAATAAAATTAAAGTCAGCGTAATCGATTCTGAAGCCATTACGTTTCTCTTTGATATTAAAAACAAAAACACAGGAAATTACGACACAACAAGGGATGTTCTTTACTGCAAAGTAAAATATGAAGAGGAGTTGATCAACATTTTTATTGTGCATCTCCCTTCACAGAGAGAAAAAAACATCAATAAGCCTAAAAGGAATGTCATCCTCAGGGAGATCCAAGACCGGATTTCAGGCAGGATAAAGGAAGGGGAAAAGGTGATTTTGTGTGGTGATTTTAACGAAAACCCGGATGATGAAAATTTAGTTAAGGTTCTCTACGGCAACAGCGGTGAAAAAATATTAGTCAATCCTTTTCAGGAGCTGTTTTACAAAAGAAATTATTCTACTTTTCATTACAAATCTGGATTGCTGTTTGACCAGATCCTGCTGTCGAAATCTTTTTTTGACGAAGATGGTCTGTGTTTTCAGGGCGCTGAGGTATTCAGGCCTGAAAAGATCAGCAGCCGGGACAAAAGGTTTCAGGGAAGACCTTTCCGGACGTATGCCGGTACCCGGTATCTGGGAGGATACAGTGATCATTTTCCGGTTTTGGTAACATTTAAATAA
- the trmD gene encoding tRNA (guanosine(37)-N1)-methyltransferase TrmD gives MRIDIISVLPELMESPFRTSILKRAMDKGLAEVHFHHLRDWAVNKHKQIDDEPYGGGAGMVMMVEPLDKCISELKSQREYDEVIYLTPDGLTLNQKIANSLSIKNNLIFICGHYKGIDQRVRDLHVTKEISIGDYVLTGGELAACVLADSVIRLLPGVLNDEQSALTDSFQDDLLSPPIYTRPEVYKGLEVPKILLSGNFPKIEEWRHDEAVRITKEKRPDLL, from the coding sequence ATGAGAATTGATATTATAAGTGTACTTCCGGAACTGATGGAAAGCCCGTTCAGGACATCTATTTTGAAAAGGGCAATGGATAAGGGGCTGGCAGAAGTACATTTTCATCATTTGAGAGACTGGGCTGTAAATAAGCATAAGCAGATCGATGATGAGCCTTATGGAGGCGGTGCGGGCATGGTGATGATGGTGGAGCCGCTGGATAAGTGTATTTCCGAACTCAAGTCCCAAAGGGAATATGATGAAGTGATTTACCTGACGCCTGACGGACTTACGTTAAACCAGAAAATAGCCAATTCTTTATCCATAAAAAATAATCTGATATTCATCTGCGGTCATTATAAAGGAATTGACCAGCGGGTGAGGGACCTTCATGTAACCAAAGAGATCTCCATAGGCGATTATGTACTTACAGGAGGCGAGCTGGCAGCATGTGTGCTGGCCGATTCTGTGATCCGCTTGCTGCCCGGTGTACTCAATGATGAACAAAGTGCCCTTACAGACAGTTTTCAGGATGATCTTTTGTCGCCGCCAATTTATACACGGCCTGAAGTATATAAAGGTCTTGAGGTTCCTAAAATCCTTCTCAGCGGGAATTTTCCTAAGATAGAAGAATGGAGGCATGATGAAGCGGTAAGGATAACCAAAGAGAAACGACCTGACTTATTATAA
- a CDS encoding NAD(P)/FAD-dependent oxidoreductase — METREKIIIIGGGFAGLQLAKKLNNKNKKVIILDRVNHHMFQPLFYQVACGRIEPSNISFPFRKIFQRSRNTQFRLTEVKEIDTVNNKVITDEAEFSYDKVIIATGCKTNFFGNRDLENRAFGMKNTQEAISIRNHVLMTFEKLILEKSRSDDGNWNIVIVGSGPTGVELAGAFAEMKKEILPRDYPYMNFKHLDIILISSTEKPLAVMSQEAQDKSEQYLKELGVTFMSGEYVTDYDGDKVIMKSGKEIPSNNVIWAAGVTGNVIDGFPLEKLVKNRYIVDRFNKVQGYDNVYAIGDIAYMETPKYPQGHPQVANVAITQARNLGKNLLRKSRNEWNEYEYEDKGSLATIGKHRAVVDLPFIKFQGLLAWYFWMFLHLMLILSVRNKLAIFFNWMWSYFNKDSSLRLIILPNKKNETLQ; from the coding sequence ATGGAAACACGCGAAAAAATCATCATTATCGGAGGAGGATTTGCGGGACTGCAACTTGCAAAGAAGCTTAATAACAAGAATAAAAAAGTGATCATCCTGGACCGGGTGAACCACCATATGTTTCAGCCGCTCTTTTATCAGGTTGCATGCGGAAGGATAGAGCCGTCCAATATTTCCTTTCCTTTCAGGAAGATTTTTCAGCGTTCCAGGAATACCCAGTTCCGCCTTACGGAAGTCAAGGAAATTGACACCGTTAATAATAAAGTAATTACCGATGAAGCAGAGTTCAGCTATGATAAAGTGATCATAGCTACCGGCTGTAAAACGAATTTTTTCGGTAACCGAGATTTGGAAAACCGGGCTTTCGGTATGAAGAATACCCAGGAAGCTATCAGCATCAGAAACCATGTGCTCATGACCTTTGAAAAGCTGATCCTGGAGAAGAGCCGCAGCGATGACGGAAACTGGAACATCGTTATTGTAGGCAGCGGACCTACCGGTGTTGAACTTGCCGGCGCTTTTGCTGAAATGAAAAAGGAAATTTTACCGAGAGACTATCCTTATATGAACTTTAAGCATCTGGATATCATTCTCATAAGTTCCACGGAAAAGCCTTTGGCCGTTATGAGCCAGGAAGCCCAGGACAAATCTGAACAATACCTGAAGGAATTGGGCGTAACTTTCATGAGCGGTGAATACGTAACGGATTACGACGGTGATAAAGTGATCATGAAAAGCGGAAAGGAAATCCCTTCCAATAATGTGATCTGGGCAGCGGGCGTTACCGGAAATGTAATTGACGGATTTCCTCTTGAAAAGCTGGTTAAAAACAGGTATATCGTAGACCGTTTCAATAAAGTGCAGGGATACGATAATGTTTATGCTATAGGAGATATTGCCTATATGGAAACGCCTAAATATCCGCAGGGGCATCCTCAGGTAGCCAATGTAGCCATTACACAGGCACGGAACCTGGGTAAAAACCTCCTGCGAAAAAGCAGGAATGAATGGAATGAGTATGAATATGAAGACAAAGGTTCCCTGGCAACCATAGGTAAGCACAGGGCGGTGGTAGATCTTCCGTTCATTAAGTTCCAAGGGTTGCTGGCCTGGTATTTCTGGATGTTTTTACACCTTATGCTTATCCTGAGCGTAAGAAATAAGCTTGCCATCTTCTTTAACTGGATGTGGAGCTACTTTAATAAGGATTCGTCCTTAAGACTGATTATTTTACCCAATAAGAAAAACGAAACGTTACAATGA
- a CDS encoding glycoside hydrolase family 25 protein — MPRKKSFKNTAGKRYKARRKNYLFRRGVVLVVLILALIGTGFYLKHSVSYYYALYFNKFTHRKLHNTETESLRIQRIITDNLDKTYGFDISHYQNKEDIQWDSLSIGNRTIPLEFVVMRATMGNRSADRHFDEFWQQAKKHELIRGAYHFYRADEDPVIQANNFLDNVRLESGDLPPILDIEKIPRRKTRDKLVEDLKVWCKIVEETYGQKPILYTYYHYYKDFLKGEFDDYPLWLANYNDVPAPSPDANWNFWQFTENGIVYGINTKVDLNIYNGSTWSLKSLTLD, encoded by the coding sequence ATGCCCAGGAAAAAGTCCTTCAAAAACACTGCCGGAAAAAGATATAAGGCCAGACGGAAGAATTATTTGTTCCGTCGCGGGGTGGTTTTGGTCGTACTTATTTTAGCCCTGATCGGAACGGGATTTTATCTTAAGCATTCGGTAAGTTATTATTACGCCCTCTACTTTAATAAATTCACGCACAGGAAGCTGCACAACACAGAAACGGAATCCTTGAGAATACAGAGGATCATCACGGATAACCTGGACAAAACATACGGCTTCGATATTTCACATTACCAGAATAAAGAAGACATCCAGTGGGATAGCCTGAGTATAGGAAACAGGACAATCCCGCTTGAATTTGTCGTCATGAGAGCCACTATGGGAAACCGCAGCGCAGACCGGCATTTTGATGAATTCTGGCAACAAGCCAAAAAACATGAACTGATCCGCGGAGCGTATCATTTTTACCGTGCAGATGAAGATCCCGTCATCCAGGCGAATAATTTCCTGGATAATGTGAGGCTGGAGAGCGGAGACCTCCCTCCTATCCTGGATATTGAAAAAATCCCAAGACGGAAAACCCGTGATAAGCTGGTGGAAGATTTAAAAGTGTGGTGTAAGATTGTTGAAGAAACCTACGGGCAAAAGCCTATTCTTTATACGTATTATCACTATTACAAAGATTTTTTGAAAGGCGAATTTGATGATTATCCCCTCTGGCTGGCCAATTACAATGATGTTCCTGCGCCTTCCCCGGATGCCAACTGGAATTTCTGGCAATTTACAGAAAACGGCATCGTATACGGAATCAATACCAAAGTCGACCTGAACATCTATAACGGAAGTACGTGGTCCTTAAAAAGCCTTACTTTAGACTAG
- a CDS encoding 8-amino-7-oxononanoate synthase — MLREFRIYRKAAELPENWNSTVGIQNILLTREYFSALEESGPKNMDCYFAGFFLNGELVGGALFQCLDFRRHSTFQKDTVSFSIRNVLTRLFSKNVMILGNNMLTGQNGFYFNLSGISAGEVISWINEASRHIQKMAGRTSIVMFKDYRPDFAAFFNQKSYRHYHRFSVQPNMVLSLRPDWKCFEDYLNDISKKYRARARTARRKLEGIHVREMDLHQVTSQRIRINELYYHVAENALFNTFFLAENHFESMKVHLGDHFRIFGYFSGEELIGFYTLILNHGDVDTYFLGYDKNLQKPKQLYLNMLLDMVEFGIRQRFKRIIFGRTALEIKSTVGAAPVEIVGLIRHTHPVINLFMEKVFSSVSPKADWIQRNPFKKD; from the coding sequence ATGCTGCGTGAATTCAGAATCTACCGCAAAGCTGCTGAGCTTCCCGAAAACTGGAACAGTACAGTCGGTATTCAAAATATCCTGCTTACCAGGGAATATTTTTCGGCACTTGAAGAGTCGGGCCCTAAAAATATGGACTGTTATTTTGCAGGTTTTTTCTTGAACGGTGAGCTGGTAGGCGGTGCATTGTTCCAGTGTCTTGATTTCCGACGGCATTCCACATTCCAAAAAGATACAGTTTCTTTCAGCATCAGGAATGTTTTAACCCGGCTATTCAGTAAGAATGTGATGATCCTGGGAAACAATATGCTGACCGGCCAGAATGGATTTTATTTTAATCTTTCCGGAATATCCGCAGGTGAAGTAATTTCATGGATTAACGAAGCTTCACGCCATATACAAAAGATGGCAGGAAGAACGTCTATTGTCATGTTTAAGGATTACAGGCCGGATTTTGCTGCATTCTTTAACCAAAAAAGCTACCGTCATTACCACCGCTTTTCTGTGCAGCCTAATATGGTATTAAGCCTGCGGCCGGATTGGAAGTGTTTTGAAGATTACTTAAATGATATTTCGAAAAAATACAGGGCCAGGGCAAGAACAGCAAGAAGAAAGCTTGAAGGGATACATGTAAGGGAGATGGATCTTCATCAGGTCACAAGCCAGCGCATCCGGATTAATGAGCTGTATTACCATGTTGCGGAAAATGCTCTATTCAATACGTTCTTCCTTGCTGAAAACCATTTTGAGAGCATGAAAGTGCACCTGGGTGACCATTTCAGAATATTCGGATATTTTTCTGGTGAAGAGCTCATCGGATTTTATACCCTGATTTTGAATCACGGAGATGTGGATACCTATTTTTTAGGCTACGACAAGAATCTGCAAAAACCTAAACAACTGTACCTTAATATGCTTCTCGATATGGTTGAATTCGGTATCCGCCAGCGTTTTAAAAGGATTATTTTCGGGAGGACCGCACTGGAGATCAAATCAACCGTTGGTGCAGCTCCGGTAGAGATTGTCGGACTGATCCGCCATACCCATCCGGTTATTAACCTGTTTATGGAAAAGGTTTTCTCTTCTGTCAGTCCGAAAGCGGATTGGATACAACGGAATCCGTTTAAAAAAGACTAG
- a CDS encoding ABC-F family ATP-binding cassette domain-containing protein, with amino-acid sequence MNYVAAENLTKSYGIKVLFENISFNINEGDKIAIVAKNGSGKSTLLKILMGKEIADSGTVNINKDIQVVLFDQEIDYAPALTVDEFMMTLDSPPIMALKNYHRSLHSTDQDFIEKALADMEVHKAWDLENEMKQILSQLKITDLQAKMGTLSGGQIKRVALAKLLTETRAEHRHTLLIMDEPTNHLDVEMVEWLENYLNKAKITLLLVTHDRYFLDSVCDIIWEMEDRNLYVHNGAYATYLENKMIREDNLNATIDKANNLYRKELEWMRRQPKARTTKSKSRIDSFYETEKIAKTDTRKQGLELDFEMKRLGSKILELHHIDKSFGDKVLLKDFSYQFQRGEKVGIIGKNGAGKSTLLNIIQGFEKVDSGTIETGETISFGYFSQKGLTYKEDERVIDFIKEVAEYYPLANGKSLSASQFLRLFLFDDQTQYSPISKLSGGEKRRLHLMYILYQNPNFLIFDEPTNDLDLPTLTVLENFLQQFQGSLIIVSHDRYFMDRIVDHILAFEGNGKIKDFSGNFSEYREARSREEALEKTAAKPEPVKEQIPVKDTTAPKKRKLSFKEQHELETLEKEMPQLEQQRAKILEQLNNEADYEKISKLSAELEALSEKLDGYEMRWLELQEI; translated from the coding sequence ATGAATTACGTTGCTGCTGAAAACCTGACCAAGTCTTACGGAATAAAAGTGTTATTTGAAAATATTTCTTTCAACATTAATGAGGGCGATAAAATTGCCATTGTTGCAAAAAACGGAAGTGGGAAATCTACGCTGCTGAAAATCCTTATGGGAAAGGAAATTGCGGATAGCGGAACGGTAAACATCAATAAAGATATCCAGGTAGTACTTTTTGATCAGGAAATTGATTACGCTCCTGCGCTCACAGTGGATGAATTCATGATGACGCTGGATTCACCGCCTATCATGGCGCTTAAAAACTACCACCGGTCGCTCCATTCCACGGACCAGGATTTCATTGAAAAAGCCCTGGCCGATATGGAAGTCCATAAAGCCTGGGACCTGGAAAATGAAATGAAACAAATCCTTTCCCAGCTTAAAATTACCGATCTGCAGGCTAAGATGGGAACGCTTTCAGGAGGGCAGATCAAAAGAGTTGCCCTGGCAAAGCTTCTTACGGAAACCAGAGCAGAACACCGGCATACCCTTCTCATCATGGATGAACCGACCAATCACCTGGATGTGGAAATGGTGGAATGGCTGGAAAACTACCTCAATAAAGCTAAAATAACCCTTCTGCTGGTTACCCACGACCGGTATTTCCTGGACAGTGTCTGTGATATCATCTGGGAGATGGAAGACAGAAACCTGTATGTACATAATGGCGCCTACGCAACCTACCTGGAGAATAAGATGATCCGTGAGGACAACCTTAATGCAACCATTGACAAGGCTAATAACCTGTACAGGAAAGAACTTGAGTGGATGCGCCGGCAGCCTAAAGCCAGGACTACAAAATCCAAAAGCAGGATCGATTCATTTTACGAAACTGAAAAAATAGCCAAGACAGATACCCGAAAACAGGGACTGGAGCTGGATTTTGAAATGAAGCGTTTAGGAAGTAAGATTCTTGAGCTTCACCATATCGATAAAAGTTTTGGGGACAAAGTATTGCTGAAGGATTTCAGCTACCAGTTCCAGCGGGGTGAAAAAGTAGGGATCATCGGAAAAAACGGAGCCGGAAAATCTACGCTGCTCAACATTATCCAGGGATTTGAAAAAGTTGATTCGGGAACCATTGAGACAGGAGAAACCATTTCTTTCGGTTATTTTTCCCAAAAGGGACTTACCTACAAAGAGGATGAGAGAGTCATTGATTTCATCAAGGAAGTAGCAGAATATTATCCTCTGGCTAATGGCAAGAGTTTATCTGCATCCCAATTCCTGAGGCTATTCCTTTTTGATGATCAGACGCAATATTCTCCCATCTCAAAACTCTCCGGAGGTGAAAAGAGAAGGCTGCACCTGATGTACATCTTGTACCAGAATCCTAACTTTTTGATTTTTGATGAACCTACCAATGACCTCGACCTGCCGACGCTAACCGTACTGGAAAACTTCCTTCAGCAGTTTCAGGGTTCCCTGATCATTGTTTCCCACGACCGGTATTTCATGGACAGGATCGTAGACCATATCCTGGCATTTGAAGGCAATGGAAAAATCAAAGACTTTTCAGGAAACTTCTCAGAATACCGCGAGGCCAGAAGCCGCGAAGAAGCATTGGAGAAAACTGCCGCGAAGCCGGAACCTGTAAAGGAACAGATACCTGTAAAGGACACCACTGCTCCTAAGAAAAGAAAGCTTTCCTTCAAAGAGCAGCACGAACTGGAAACCCTTGAAAAGGAGATGCCACAGCTGGAGCAGCAGCGCGCTAAGATTCTGGAACAGCTGAACAATGAAGCGGATTACGAGAAAATATCAAAACTTTCTGCCGAGCTGGAAGCCCTTTCAGAAAAACTGGACGGGTATGAAATGCGCTGGCTGGAACTTCAGGAAATTTAA